From Bacteroidota bacterium, one genomic window encodes:
- the hgcB gene encoding mercury methylation ferredoxin HgcB: MRTLVYLKDVVTLELDRQKCNACRMCIQVCPHEVFAIHDKKAFIQHKDSCMECGACARNCPEGAITVKSGVGCAAGIINGLLRGTEPSCDCSGTKSDCC, encoded by the coding sequence ATGAGAACACTCGTATATTTAAAAGATGTTGTGACACTGGAGCTAGACCGGCAGAAATGCAATGCATGCAGAATGTGCATTCAGGTTTGCCCTCATGAAGTATTCGCAATTCATGATAAAAAAGCGTTTATACAACATAAGGACTCTTGCATGGAATGTGGCGCCTGTGCCAGAAACTGTCCGGAAGGCGCCATTACAGTGAAATCAGGTGTAGGCTGTGCCGCCGGTATCATTAACGGATTACTGAGAGGAACAGAGCCCAGTTGCGATTGTTCCGGCACAAAAAGTGACTGCTGTTGA